The following nucleotide sequence is from Polyodon spathula isolate WHYD16114869_AA unplaced genomic scaffold, ASM1765450v1 scaffolds_755, whole genome shotgun sequence.
GTTCATCCAGAGACCCTCCCAGATGGTCTGAGATGTCACAATGTTGCTTCCGATGAAAGCGGTCACTCTCCACATGGGCAGAGCACAGGCGATGATGGCAGCTATCCACCCTAACACACTCAGGGCCAACCCAAGAATCTCTAACCCTGCGGACatgtttgccctttttttttctgCGCTGTGGGTGTAAGGATTGGTGATGCCTGGAACAAAGGACCTTGAATTGCCAGTTTAGATCTTGTATGCAGGCACCATGGAGCAAAATGTGTTCTTTATTGTGCAGGTAGAGGGTGGAGTCATTCTGGGAGGTTACATCATATGCTGGGAGGGCTGAAGCTCTACAGTTGTGAAGCTTTGCTCTCCTTTTACACAATGATGTCTGAAGGGTGTGGCTAGAGTCAGTACAAGCTGGCATCTCAGAATGCTACTACATGTGGAAATATACATGCTGTATACAGAACTCATTTTCACATacactggttatttatttattaatgactACATGATTTGAATAAAGCGCCTTCATATTTTTAGACACAGCACTGATAAAACATGCTTATCATTAGCACAGTACAGAGATAGATATAGAGTGTGCTTTTGTTGTTTCTGATCTGTACACATATTTGGCTATACATTATTCTTGGCTGGTTCATCTTTTTGGTTCAAGTCTGAGgtaaccataaacaaagaagctgaaaacactgaaagctttgtaccctctgcttgtatcactcagtcatgtactgtaatataacacttaagttaaatctgaaatgacaagcattaaaaaatattacactatgcagtaactgctgtagagagggagttttgtttcaagatatcctaaaaaaaggatgatgttattaaaaaacaactgtgctatgaaaaagtTATAAGTCAAATAATGCACAATAGGGCTAAAATACCCCCTCTCTGAAATCATCctcatactttccagaccctgggtactcacctacaacaggacctgatCATGCTTCAATACATTGTTCATGTTATTGTTAATCTCTACTGGAGTCATAGCCTCTCAGGGGAGCTGTGTCCATGTTTTCTCAACAAAGAGCTTCACTATGTTTGCCTCtctttgatctttttttaatgAGTCCTTCGATCACTCAGTTTGAGGCCCTTGAATTCTTTAGTTTTTGGATGGCCTCCCACTGTGTTTTTATCACAAACTGTACAATAGCCTGCTGAACGTCCACAAGGAGCGCTCTGCGTCATTCTGGCAGTTTCAAAGAGCAGTTCAATATTTACCTGACATCAACAACAGGAAAATAAAGAAGCTCCACCCAATGGTTATTAAAGATCTAGCCCCAGTTTTGGTATTCATGACCTGAAAATGTTATTCTTAAGTCCTAATACAAAACATGTTGACAAATTCACGTTGACTGTGTGATGATAGGTCCAACATTGACCGTAGAGATCAATAATATTATTTGCTGTCTGCTTATCTGtttacagcatatatatatatatatatatatatatatatatatatatatatatatatatatatatatatatatatatatatataatatcttgtggccaagggactttttgacagtgtcgaccaagggactgcctgaaaaaagaaacaaggaccaggggtcagctAAATGATTCCAATAAAACCAGACTGAATGTGTGAGGTCAAGGAAACACACCTAACAGCCTGCAGGCAGACAATTCTTTCacatgaatatattttaacaaaacatcattaaacaaattgaaaatgcaaATATGATGTACACAcaatgctagtttttttttttttttaggaagaggAGTGGGCGTGATTTCGTTTTTAACTGCCAGCCTGCAAAATGAAACTTCCTCATGAGCTCACATTCAACTGAAAGTTTGATCCACAATGGCAACAAATGTTCCTCTTTTACTGTTTCTATGAACCTTAACCCAAACGTGCTAGGTCTGTATTTAAAATTACAAGAAGAAAAGTCAGAGCATGAATGTTTTAAATTCCTAGAAACTGAAGAAGCGCAGCCATGCTTGCGTTGACAACACTGGTGCAGACCTCCACTGAATCCATTGCTAACTGCAGGTTTAAAATACTGCTCTTGCTTAGTGCTTCTAGCTGGAGGAATAATCTATTTGGCAAATGATTCAAATGCATAATTGTTTAAGCAAGTGCTTCTTTATCTGTGTTTTTTGACGTCTTGGTAAGACATAGCCTTAGTAAGACAAAAGCCGTGCTTTGTTCATGTAATATAAACTAGTGTGTGCAGTATGGTGTATACAGGTGTACGAGGACAGAACCCTTTGATGCATAACAAGAGTTTTTTTATCTGTTACCTGAATTGAAGTTGCATTTTTCTGCGTTTAATGCTTGAACAAAATAAGCAGAGGAACatacattaaagtttttttttctgtcagtttttttaCTCAGTTTTTCATTCTGAGTAAATATCCAGCAATTTTTAGTACTAGGAATAATAACTagaaaattaaaacaggaaaatatcaagttgtttatttacagtattggtacaaaagaaaatattttaaacaataagaaACTGTTTCATTCAAATAAAGAATTATTAAACATACAGAATAGAATAATCACTTTCAGACTAGATCCAAGAAACAGATAGATAACAATCCAGTTAGCAATATTACATGATAAAAAAGCACAATCTTTACTATACACAGGAACGGTACACTTTCTACATTAGTgaggtttgttttaataattgataaatatatatcACCAACATTAAAAACCAAAATATCTTATTTAGGCATTTACTGAACCAGTTAGTACAACATAACAATGGATTCATGAACAGctgtaagaaaaatataaatatgtatgatCATTACTATTTATATAAAGTGCTTCGTTATCAGTAAACAAACACATTCGCACTTTTCTCACAAACCCCTGAACTAGTGAAATCAAaatcaattttatattttatatagtttacgtagctgcatcttttttttatatacagttttcttttaaatgtgatGGCAACACATGCAGATTTCCTCCAAGTGTTTTTCTAGGTGCTATAGTTATATCTAGGTATCACGTGAGATCAAGCCATAACCTTTCAGTTCATACCATCCAATTCCTGATCTGCCACTGTTCGCAAATGGAATCCAGTTCACTTGTGTTAATAGATTAGGTTTCCGTGCCATCACTGCAGACTTTCTTTTCGGTGTCCAatgaattttcttttctttttgcaaaacaAAGTATGCAGCTAAAGCAGGACGAAGAAGGAAAAACCTCAAGACCGTTCAAGAAGTTCAGACGTAGTCCTTCCTGTCATAGCCACTCGGAGCGGCAGACCTGGCTGCTGAGTAAGCCATCTTGGATGGCTGATATTTAGTTTCCTTTGGTGGGCAGGAGCAGCACAGAATTGCTCCTCCGAAGAGCAGAAGAGATGTTGCAGCCCATCCGATAAACAAGGAAGATCCCATCTCTCTCTTGCTGGATTCAGGCACAAGGGGGTTGTAGAAATCCCTGATGATGGTGTTAGCTGACCATGACACTGGGATGAGCTGCATGAGGGATGCAAGGATGAACGTAACCCCTGACACAATCATGACCTTAGCTTTGGTCCCCTCATCCTCAATGCAGTTGGTGCACTTGGCTCCCATGATGGAGATC
It contains:
- the LOC121308587 gene encoding claudin-3-like, which codes for MNCVVQSTGQMQCKIYDSMLALPQDLQAARALQVISIILGLLAILISIMGAKCTNCIEDEGTKAKVMIVSGVTFILASLMQLIPVSWSANTIIRDFYNPLVPESSKREMGSSLFIGWAATSLLLFGGAILCCSCPPKETKYQPSKMAYSAARSAAPSGYDRKDYV